From a single Streptomyces sp. NBC_00377 genomic region:
- a CDS encoding ABC transporter permease: protein MSQVLHTPPRTPAPGHETLAALAQRNGLTVSGARPSLPEYVRQLWARRHFITAFATAKLTAQYSQAKLGQVWQVMTPLLNAAVYYFIFGVLLGTKQGVADYIPFLVTGVFVWTFTQSSIMAGTRAIAGNIGLVRALHFPRAALPISFCLQQLQQLLFSMAALLIILFAVGVPPAPSWVLVLPALTLQFIFNAGLAMIMARLGAKTPDIAQLMPFILRTWMYISGVMWSIDNLIGKHKGMPSWGADLLRANPAAVYIDLMRFALIDSFHASQLPPHVWVLAVGWAALAGVGGFIYFWKAEETYGRG from the coding sequence GTGAGTCAGGTCCTCCACACACCGCCCAGGACACCGGCCCCCGGTCACGAGACCCTCGCGGCCCTGGCCCAGCGGAACGGTCTCACGGTCAGCGGCGCCCGCCCCTCCCTGCCGGAGTACGTCCGCCAGCTCTGGGCGCGCCGCCACTTCATCACCGCGTTCGCCACCGCCAAGCTCACCGCACAGTACAGCCAGGCGAAGCTGGGCCAGGTCTGGCAGGTGATGACCCCGCTGCTGAACGCGGCGGTGTACTACTTCATCTTCGGTGTCCTGCTGGGGACCAAGCAGGGCGTGGCGGACTACATCCCGTTCCTGGTCACGGGCGTCTTCGTCTGGACGTTCACCCAGAGCTCGATCATGGCGGGCACCCGGGCCATCGCGGGCAACATCGGCCTGGTGCGGGCCCTGCACTTCCCGCGGGCCGCGCTGCCGATCTCGTTCTGCCTCCAGCAGCTCCAGCAGCTGCTGTTCTCGATGGCCGCGCTGCTGATCATCCTGTTCGCGGTGGGCGTGCCGCCGGCCCCGTCCTGGGTCCTCGTCCTCCCCGCGCTGACGCTGCAGTTCATCTTCAACGCGGGCCTGGCGATGATCATGGCCCGGCTCGGCGCCAAGACGCCGGACATCGCCCAGCTGATGCCGTTCATCCTGCGCACCTGGATGTACATCTCGGGCGTCATGTGGAGCATCGACAACCTGATCGGCAAGCACAAGGGCATGCCGTCCTGGGGCGCCGACCTGCTCCGGGCCAACCCGGCCGCCGTCTACATCGACCTCATGCGCTTCGCGCTGATCGACAGTTTCCACGCCAGTCAGCTGCCGCCCCACGTGTGGGTGCTCGCGGTCGGCTGGGCAGCGCTCGCCGGCGTGGGCGGCTTCATCTACTTCTGGAAGGCTGAGGAGACGTACGGCCGTGGCTGA
- a CDS encoding ABC transporter ATP-binding protein, with protein sequence MADSTDSAKRTALTELVDKQIPTVVADGVDIVYRIHGTGSGRGSATAALNRILRPKQAEKAAGMRTVHAVKNVSFVAYKGEAIGLIGTNGSGKSTLLKAIAGLQPVENGKIYTDGQPSLLGVNAALMGDLTGERNVYLGGLAMGMTREQIKERYQEIVDFSGINEKGDFISLPMRTYSSGMGSRLRFSIAAAKDHDVLLIDEALSTGDARFQARSAERIQEMRQHAGTVFLVSHSNSAIRETCERALWLERGELRLDGPTEEVLEAYEKFTSDSGRKK encoded by the coding sequence GTGGCTGACAGCACAGACAGCGCGAAGCGCACCGCGCTCACCGAACTCGTCGACAAGCAGATCCCCACCGTCGTCGCGGACGGCGTCGACATCGTCTACCGGATCCACGGCACCGGCAGCGGCCGCGGCAGCGCGACCGCCGCCCTCAACCGCATCCTGCGTCCCAAGCAGGCCGAGAAGGCCGCCGGCATGCGCACGGTGCACGCCGTCAAGAACGTCTCCTTCGTCGCCTACAAGGGCGAGGCGATCGGGCTGATCGGCACCAACGGCTCCGGCAAGTCGACGCTGCTCAAGGCGATCGCAGGTCTCCAGCCGGTGGAGAACGGCAAGATCTACACCGACGGCCAGCCCTCCCTCCTCGGTGTCAACGCGGCCCTGATGGGCGACCTGACCGGCGAGCGCAACGTCTACCTCGGCGGCCTGGCCATGGGCATGACGCGCGAGCAGATCAAGGAGCGCTACCAGGAGATCGTCGACTTCTCCGGCATCAACGAGAAGGGCGACTTCATCTCCCTGCCCATGCGCACCTACTCCTCCGGCATGGGCTCCCGGCTGCGCTTCTCCATCGCCGCCGCCAAGGACCACGACGTGCTCCTCATCGACGAGGCGCTGTCGACCGGCGACGCGCGGTTCCAGGCACGTTCGGCGGAGCGCATCCAGGAGATGCGCCAGCACGCCGGCACCGTCTTCCTGGTGAGCCACAGCAACTCCGCGATCCGCGAGACCTGCGAGCGGGCGCTGTGGCTGGAGCGCGGCGAACTGCGCCTGGACGGCCCCACGGAAGAGGTCCTCGAGGCCTACGAGAAGTTCACCTCGGACAGCGGCAGGAAGAAGTAG